One window from the genome of Pseudobacteriovorax antillogorgiicola encodes:
- a CDS encoding substrate-binding periplasmic protein codes for MLLFPNVVYSQACSKSKTLQIGVDPWPPFSYSSSSKLKGVSVDIIRAAFSKVGIKTDFHLLPWKRIVRNIQLGELDVLANLYYVEDIAKWVKYSLPYLKSDVKLASLKNFKRRIRSISSIQGESVAYGQGYSFGKSFDHASHFKKVEVPVTENGLKMMILGRVDLVIDSEEVLSFLIDHNTEYSSKIKILSDSLLVNEMSIGVSKKHRDRERIITCFNQGLTA; via the coding sequence ATGCTTTTATTTCCAAATGTCGTCTACTCGCAAGCCTGTTCAAAAAGCAAAACATTGCAAATTGGGGTGGATCCATGGCCACCTTTTTCATATTCCTCTAGTTCCAAGCTGAAGGGAGTATCTGTCGATATTATCCGTGCTGCATTCAGTAAAGTTGGTATAAAAACTGACTTTCATCTTCTGCCTTGGAAGAGGATCGTGCGGAATATCCAACTGGGTGAGCTTGATGTTCTTGCCAATCTCTATTACGTCGAAGATATTGCAAAATGGGTGAAGTATAGCCTGCCATATCTCAAGAGTGATGTAAAACTTGCAAGCTTGAAAAACTTCAAACGTCGTATCAGATCAATTAGTTCCATCCAAGGCGAGTCGGTTGCCTATGGTCAGGGCTATTCTTTTGGCAAAAGCTTTGATCATGCGTCTCACTTCAAGAAAGTCGAAGTGCCTGTCACTGAAAACGGTTTGAAGATGATGATCCTAGGGCGGGTTGATTTGGTGATCGATAGCGAAGAAGTTTTGAGTTTTCTGATCGATCACAACACTGAATATAGTAGCAAGATAAAAATCCTGTCGGATAGCCTATTGGTAAACGAGATGAGCATTGGTGTTTCAAAAAAACACCGTGACCGTGAGAGGATCATCACCTGCTTCAATCAAGGTCTTACTGCTTAG
- a CDS encoding trypsin-like serine protease, with translation MKYPTFLTFWLTLSCSQLPHESELQIVSSPEHVVRTWTPVSRASLAMVERAEINAIPYCSAVLIAPEIALTAAHCVEEESYSPGTQVTLSFGKGLLDEPVFWEGRFTRHEAFNAPYVEPLDFDIAYIEIDGNHPQAEPIDIADHEDLEEALQNCSVREESQLAYRCPQKGPSNILIAGFGDTWSPEDKTIVSNSDGQLRQAFTRIDRIESMENLLQQGKIFYQSPVSADPSVEILNTACRGDSGGPMLINTLEGWKLIGITRGSNYVSSDQQCLDGAGNYTNVVFWNNFTISEDGVRFYEDGWIPDNVRGL, from the coding sequence GTGAAATACCCTACCTTTCTTACGTTCTGGCTGACGCTATCGTGCTCTCAACTACCCCATGAAAGCGAACTCCAGATTGTGTCGTCCCCTGAACATGTCGTGCGCACTTGGACTCCTGTCTCGCGGGCAAGTCTTGCCATGGTTGAGCGTGCCGAGATTAATGCCATCCCTTATTGTTCAGCCGTGCTTATTGCACCCGAGATTGCTCTTACCGCGGCCCACTGCGTTGAGGAGGAAAGCTACTCGCCGGGAACTCAGGTCACCCTCAGTTTTGGTAAAGGCTTGCTCGACGAACCTGTTTTTTGGGAAGGTAGGTTTACCAGGCATGAAGCGTTCAATGCACCCTACGTTGAACCCCTTGACTTTGATATCGCCTATATCGAGATTGATGGAAACCATCCCCAGGCGGAGCCCATTGATATTGCCGATCATGAAGATCTAGAGGAGGCTCTTCAGAACTGTAGCGTTCGTGAAGAGTCACAGCTAGCATATCGTTGCCCACAAAAAGGTCCTTCTAACATTCTGATAGCTGGCTTTGGAGATACTTGGTCTCCCGAGGACAAGACTATTGTCAGCAATAGCGATGGTCAACTTCGCCAAGCTTTCACTAGGATCGATCGTATTGAAAGTATGGAAAACTTGCTTCAACAAGGAAAGATTTTTTATCAAAGCCCAGTGTCTGCCGATCCGTCGGTAGAGATTCTAAACACTGCTTGCCGCGGTGATTCAGGTGGACCTATGTTAATCAATACTCTAGAGGGCTGGAAGTTAATCGGGATTACTAGGGGCAGCAACTATGTTTCTAGTGATCAGCAGTGCCTGGACGGAGCGGGGAACTACACAAACGTAGTCTTTTGGAACAATTTTACTATCTCCGAGGATGGGGTCCGGTTCTACGAAGATGGTTGGATTCCTGATAATGTCCGGGGCCTGTAG
- a CDS encoding calcium/sodium antiporter — protein sequence MLTLVIALLLGLVVLIFSADKFVLGAANVARHYKMSPLLIGMLIIGFGTSAPEILISFMSALDGKPALALGNAYGSNIANIALILGVTALISPIAVHSSIVRKEIPILLGITALSIALIIDFKLSRVDGIILLAAFIVLMIWTVKTSKSSPQDELGQEVNQDLGDSPLPLGKALLFLLGGLIFLLISSRMMVYGAVGIAQIWGLDELVIGLTVVAIGTSLPELASSVTAALKGEPDLALGNVLGSNLFNTLAVVGISASIAEIDISTVVLYRDVSVMVGLSLALFVFAFGFRGQGRINRIEGTLFLSCFVAYTAYLVMVSV from the coding sequence ATGCTTACTCTTGTTATCGCTCTTCTGCTTGGTCTGGTCGTATTAATTTTCAGCGCCGATAAATTTGTTTTAGGAGCAGCAAATGTAGCGAGACATTATAAAATGTCGCCACTGCTCATTGGGATGCTCATCATTGGCTTCGGCACCTCGGCCCCGGAAATCCTCATCTCTTTTATGTCTGCCCTCGATGGTAAGCCGGCCTTAGCATTGGGCAATGCCTATGGCTCTAATATTGCCAATATAGCTTTGATATTGGGAGTCACTGCCTTGATATCTCCCATTGCGGTTCACTCCTCGATTGTTCGAAAAGAGATTCCGATACTCCTTGGCATCACAGCCTTATCCATCGCATTGATAATAGATTTTAAATTAAGCCGAGTAGACGGCATTATTCTTCTGGCAGCTTTCATCGTGTTGATGATTTGGACGGTCAAAACAAGTAAGTCTAGCCCCCAGGATGAGCTTGGGCAGGAGGTGAATCAAGACTTGGGCGATTCTCCCCTCCCCCTCGGTAAAGCGCTTCTGTTTCTCTTGGGCGGGCTTATCTTTCTTCTGATAAGCTCCCGGATGATGGTCTATGGCGCTGTTGGAATTGCCCAAATCTGGGGGCTTGATGAGCTGGTTATCGGGCTAACAGTTGTGGCGATTGGAACGTCCCTTCCAGAGTTAGCATCGTCTGTGACCGCTGCGTTAAAAGGGGAACCTGATTTAGCTCTTGGGAATGTCCTTGGTTCAAACTTATTTAATACCCTGGCCGTTGTTGGAATATCCGCAAGTATTGCCGAGATCGATATTAGTACCGTCGTACTCTATCGAGATGTGTCAGTCATGGTTGGGTTAAGCCTCGCTCTTTTTGTTTTTGCATTCGGTTTTCGAGGGCAAGGCAGAATCAATAGGATTGAAGGGACTCTATTTTTGTCGTGCTTTGTTGCTTACACAGCATACCTTGTAATGGTTTCTGTTTAA
- a CDS encoding bifunctional 3-deoxy-7-phosphoheptulonate synthase/chorismate mutase, protein MSSSHQISAIRQQLDHIDHDLTKQLIARFQSIQSILHAKQGLDWPARDHGREAQILQGIQALAEQENVDPSPIVRLFKTIMQESVKLQKKARGHAPSPQTLPPSLSEALEKKSYKLASRLNHIEDSLVSVNEVVIGGDHRTVIAGPCAVESEGQIMECAAQAKQQGAHILRGGCFKPRSSPYSFQGMGVEGLKLLENAGKEYGLPVVTEVMAIDQVEVVAKHSDLLQVGARNMQNFDLLRALGKAGKPVVLKRGLMATIDEWLSSAEYVMAHGNRDVILCERGIRSFDQSTRNTLDISAVPVVKERSHLPVIVDPSHAAGKWQYILDLSRASFAVGAHGIMIEIHPKPEEALSDGPQSLKFDRFEALMLAVSPWL, encoded by the coding sequence ATGTCCAGCTCGCATCAGATTTCAGCTATTCGCCAGCAGCTCGATCACATTGATCATGATCTCACGAAGCAATTGATTGCCCGTTTCCAGTCGATTCAGTCCATTCTTCATGCCAAGCAAGGCCTAGACTGGCCAGCGAGGGACCATGGGCGGGAAGCCCAGATTCTCCAAGGCATACAAGCCCTGGCTGAGCAAGAAAATGTGGATCCATCACCCATTGTTCGCCTTTTCAAAACCATCATGCAAGAGTCAGTGAAGCTGCAAAAAAAGGCCAGAGGCCACGCCCCATCTCCCCAGACCCTCCCTCCAAGTCTCTCAGAAGCATTAGAAAAAAAGTCGTATAAGCTAGCTAGTCGTCTAAACCACATTGAAGATAGCCTTGTTAGTGTTAACGAGGTGGTCATTGGCGGCGATCATAGAACTGTTATTGCTGGTCCTTGCGCGGTTGAGTCTGAGGGGCAAATCATGGAATGTGCTGCCCAGGCTAAGCAACAGGGCGCCCACATTCTAAGAGGAGGCTGCTTTAAACCCCGAAGTTCTCCCTATAGTTTCCAGGGGATGGGGGTCGAAGGCCTAAAATTGCTAGAGAATGCAGGCAAGGAATACGGCCTGCCAGTGGTTACCGAGGTTATGGCCATCGATCAGGTTGAAGTCGTCGCCAAGCACAGCGACTTGCTTCAGGTTGGTGCTAGGAACATGCAGAATTTCGATCTCCTACGAGCTTTGGGTAAGGCGGGCAAGCCGGTGGTGCTAAAACGAGGTTTGATGGCAACCATTGACGAATGGCTTTCATCTGCTGAATACGTGATGGCCCACGGTAATCGGGATGTTATTCTTTGCGAGCGAGGCATTCGAAGTTTCGATCAAAGTACGCGCAATACCCTTGATATTTCAGCAGTGCCCGTTGTCAAGGAGCGATCTCACCTGCCAGTTATTGTGGATCCCTCACATGCTGCTGGCAAATGGCAATATATCTTGGACCTATCAAGAGCATCGTTTGCGGTAGGTGCACATGGGATCATGATCGAAATTCATCCGAAGCCCGAAGAAGCCTTGAGCGATGGCCCTCAATCACTTAAGTTTGATCGTTTTGAAGCGCTCATGCTAGCGGTAAGTCCGTGGCTTTAG
- a CDS encoding 7TM diverse intracellular signaling domain-containing protein, translating into MHQCIISLALSLFFMVWTKTSNGQDTLVEDDYISIKNLHESISVLQFDKSQGAKLARFLKTKQDLSPTQVFQEFQAGRMNSIPDHSRLGYLEETVWLAVPLQNLEADRTSWFFDFKKRQMDRVSVYTVRDGVLGVVEPLDYLPIPLYQLNVSQNPIVLLISMQSTTVIDLEFYLRSDLQAGKSLFHDLAMKVLFSGLVLALSLYSFLTFLSTREDVFLYYPASLICTLITILIYNGWQHLFSNIVDAPWGVVLHTTKCIAFIIMLEFSSKFLEWHRISHKLLKLKQLQSTLFAGCFLVLAVAPLASVISFSDYLGGATCLFIFSTSVFIYFKEKRRYALYFILAWSFLFFSLVFEVTKMKFGMQENVQFNWMFLAVAMEPILFSIAIYQKQRSHARALLEAAALSRENLEKLVKIRTKELEGANAKILEKQAEVVQSTKLAALGKLSGGIAHEINNPLAIISASIRQVKRLTMNVDPVVDDRILKIEAQCQRIAKLTAGLQQFSGIKELHQEIFVLSDVVRDSIVLIESRLLDQEIELRFIDHTTAQVKGKPSELMQVIHGLLLNGIEASLLSPAPRLEVLVGESDSRAWVKVIDSGPGIPEDIRENIFQPFFTTKKIGEGVGLGLSSALGIVAAMNGRIFLEEPSPQTTFVVELPIAS; encoded by the coding sequence ATGCATCAATGCATCATTTCACTGGCATTATCTCTTTTCTTTATGGTTTGGACCAAGACATCCAACGGCCAGGATACCCTAGTTGAAGACGATTACATTTCCATCAAAAATCTCCATGAGTCGATTTCAGTCTTACAATTCGATAAGAGTCAGGGGGCGAAGCTCGCTCGCTTTCTGAAGACAAAACAAGATTTGAGTCCAACTCAGGTGTTTCAAGAGTTTCAGGCGGGTCGGATGAACTCCATCCCAGACCATAGCCGCCTGGGATATCTCGAAGAAACGGTCTGGCTGGCCGTACCGCTTCAAAATCTTGAAGCCGATCGTACCAGCTGGTTTTTCGATTTTAAAAAACGCCAGATGGATCGTGTTTCGGTATATACAGTTCGAGATGGTGTATTGGGCGTGGTTGAGCCGCTAGACTATCTGCCGATTCCCCTTTACCAATTAAATGTGTCCCAAAACCCTATCGTGCTATTGATCTCCATGCAGTCAACCACTGTCATCGACTTGGAATTCTACTTAAGAAGTGACTTACAAGCAGGAAAAAGTTTGTTTCATGACTTAGCCATGAAAGTCCTATTTTCCGGTTTGGTTCTAGCTCTATCGCTCTATTCCTTTCTCACATTTCTAAGTACCCGTGAAGACGTTTTCCTCTACTATCCAGCCTCACTCATTTGTACTCTTATTACCATTCTGATCTACAACGGCTGGCAGCACTTGTTCTCAAACATTGTGGATGCTCCCTGGGGCGTTGTGTTGCATACGACCAAGTGTATCGCGTTTATTATCATGCTTGAATTCTCTTCTAAATTCCTTGAATGGCACCGTATCAGCCACAAGCTTTTGAAGTTGAAGCAACTCCAAAGCACCTTATTCGCGGGCTGCTTCTTAGTGCTAGCCGTAGCTCCGCTTGCGTCGGTGATCTCATTCAGTGACTATTTGGGTGGGGCAACATGTTTGTTTATTTTTTCCACATCCGTTTTCATCTATTTCAAAGAGAAGAGACGATATGCGCTTTACTTTATACTCGCATGGAGTTTTCTTTTCTTTTCCTTGGTTTTTGAAGTCACCAAAATGAAGTTTGGTATGCAAGAAAATGTGCAGTTTAATTGGATGTTTTTAGCGGTTGCCATGGAGCCTATCCTATTTTCCATCGCAATTTATCAAAAGCAAAGGTCTCATGCTCGGGCACTGCTTGAAGCTGCGGCTCTGTCGCGAGAGAATCTGGAAAAGCTTGTGAAGATTCGAACCAAAGAGCTAGAAGGCGCGAATGCCAAGATTCTTGAGAAGCAGGCTGAAGTGGTTCAATCTACCAAGCTTGCTGCCCTTGGCAAGTTGTCTGGGGGAATTGCCCACGAAATTAACAACCCTTTGGCAATCATTTCTGCTTCTATTCGCCAGGTCAAACGCTTAACCATGAACGTAGACCCAGTGGTCGATGATCGAATCCTGAAGATCGAAGCCCAGTGCCAAAGAATTGCCAAGCTTACGGCTGGGTTGCAACAATTCTCGGGTATCAAGGAACTTCATCAAGAAATATTTGTTCTCAGTGACGTAGTTCGCGATAGCATCGTACTCATCGAGTCCAGGCTCCTGGATCAGGAAATCGAGTTGAGATTCATTGATCACACCACAGCGCAGGTAAAGGGCAAGCCATCTGAGTTGATGCAGGTGATTCACGGCCTTCTATTAAACGGGATTGAAGCATCGCTCCTGAGTCCAGCGCCTAGGCTAGAAGTCTTAGTCGGAGAGTCAGACTCTAGGGCCTGGGTAAAGGTTATTGACAGTGGTCCAGGAATACCGGAAGACATCAGAGAGAATATTTTCCAGCCATTTTTTACAACCAAAAAGATTGGTGAAGGCGTCGGCCTCGGCCTAAGTTCAGCCCTGGGCATTGTGGCCGCCATGAATGGACGCATTTTTTTAGAAGAACCGTCTCCCCAAACAACATTTGTTGTAGAATTGCCCATCGCAAGTTAG
- a CDS encoding ATP-binding protein, producing the protein MALNLLNSLFKFFNVDDESIKDDHRRLQSQIILGFLIVYSMCWISYIGIYGFLDNPMSAFVCGVLGLPCCLIGLTMMKAKRSSFWAAFMGNFGGAAVLGANLLFTGGSYSPLYAWFFFVTITTFLLNGRRGGWAIALFTSAISLAVTSAEILWGDLPYQFKFSFQGDEFKLFVGVTYAFAIFALASVTTIYEILQRMAFKKIKEAEGKIQDQYQTIANLLDNMKQSVFVIDEELKIRPPVSKYSKKIFGCDIEDKTIFEILFKDIDRNSEMYARLETVFTSVFGSDDIQWMASEDYLPKDVEYQDLKLKINCNPIYDNTDELQRIMFVVEDITELVAAEERLRAEQKANFQTTTALEAIVQVGLEKTFSYLTSCSEKLNTMEQAVLHAPLKEETWSLLLRELHTIKGNSRQLGFRSISKMVHLIEQDLIDLKNHASHYSEEVVLDKLFDVWMEGIDGLMVYSNIISSYFGRSNVIAAFLFTSVERQIMDCEQGKDKIAATQFTKNIMHLRHYLSLLYRYDDHPSDLEVDDLQRADIGSERWQDIKTWVYGQRHHHLQDRMGDHMESYHQIYGKSLERLREAVDEGADHQVLGQLLDRLHEVPLGEQLHEFRATVEELAQRCNKKIDYEVDVHDSTIPRSLISPLSDILNHLIRNSIDHGIEAPESRLSLGKEEVGTIAITCHDHDSMLELVLQDDGSGIDPEKLRKAGIARGLIDADKDYSESEIYSLIFKPSLSTAQVVTDISGRGYGMSAVQVAIKEIGGEIQLNTSLGSGTTFRLKIPKTSAPKVDRRAG; encoded by the coding sequence ATGGCCCTCAATTTGCTTAACTCACTTTTTAAATTCTTCAATGTCGATGACGAGAGCATAAAAGACGATCATCGTCGCCTCCAATCCCAAATCATTCTAGGCTTTCTTATTGTTTATAGCATGTGCTGGATCAGCTACATAGGCATCTACGGATTTTTAGATAACCCTATGTCAGCGTTTGTATGTGGAGTTTTGGGATTACCTTGCTGTTTGATTGGCCTCACCATGATGAAGGCCAAACGTTCATCGTTTTGGGCCGCATTCATGGGTAATTTCGGGGGCGCAGCCGTATTGGGAGCGAACCTACTTTTCACTGGTGGGTCGTACTCACCACTCTATGCCTGGTTCTTTTTTGTAACAATCACCACTTTCCTCCTGAATGGTCGTCGTGGGGGGTGGGCGATTGCGTTGTTTACATCTGCAATCTCACTGGCGGTCACGTCAGCAGAGATTCTCTGGGGCGATCTTCCTTACCAGTTCAAATTTTCCTTCCAAGGAGATGAGTTTAAGCTGTTTGTCGGGGTTACCTATGCCTTTGCTATTTTTGCCCTCGCATCCGTGACCACGATTTACGAAATCCTTCAAAGAATGGCATTTAAGAAGATCAAAGAAGCCGAAGGCAAGATTCAGGATCAATACCAAACAATCGCCAACCTGTTGGATAATATGAAGCAATCGGTTTTTGTAATCGATGAAGAACTGAAGATTCGTCCACCGGTTTCCAAATACTCCAAAAAGATTTTTGGCTGCGATATTGAAGATAAGACCATATTCGAAATTCTCTTTAAAGATATCGATAGAAACTCAGAGATGTACGCTCGCCTCGAAACTGTATTTACGTCGGTTTTTGGGAGCGATGATATCCAATGGATGGCTAGTGAGGACTACCTCCCAAAAGATGTAGAATATCAAGATCTTAAACTTAAGATCAATTGCAATCCTATCTACGACAACACAGACGAACTGCAGCGGATCATGTTCGTTGTGGAAGATATCACCGAACTTGTCGCTGCCGAAGAACGCCTAAGGGCCGAGCAAAAAGCGAACTTTCAAACGACAACCGCCCTGGAGGCTATTGTCCAGGTTGGTCTTGAGAAAACCTTTAGCTATCTGACGTCCTGTAGCGAGAAACTCAATACCATGGAGCAGGCCGTCCTTCACGCTCCGTTGAAAGAGGAGACCTGGTCTTTGCTGCTTCGGGAACTCCATACGATCAAAGGTAACTCCCGGCAGCTTGGGTTTCGCAGTATCTCCAAGATGGTCCACCTCATTGAGCAAGACTTAATCGACCTTAAAAACCATGCCTCCCACTACTCAGAAGAGGTAGTATTGGATAAGCTCTTTGATGTTTGGATGGAAGGCATCGATGGTTTGATGGTTTACAGCAATATCATTTCTTCCTACTTCGGTCGCTCCAATGTGATCGCAGCCTTTCTATTCACTTCGGTCGAGCGACAGATCATGGATTGCGAGCAAGGCAAGGATAAGATCGCCGCGACACAATTTACTAAAAACATTATGCACTTAAGGCATTATCTAAGCCTCTTGTACCGTTACGACGATCACCCCAGCGATCTGGAAGTTGATGATCTCCAGAGGGCGGATATTGGGTCAGAGCGCTGGCAAGACATTAAAACTTGGGTCTATGGGCAACGTCACCACCACCTACAGGATCGTATGGGAGACCACATGGAGTCTTACCACCAGATCTATGGCAAAAGCCTCGAACGATTGCGGGAGGCTGTCGATGAAGGAGCCGATCATCAGGTACTTGGCCAGCTCCTCGATCGCCTACACGAAGTTCCTTTAGGAGAGCAGTTGCACGAATTTCGAGCGACCGTTGAAGAACTTGCTCAACGCTGCAACAAGAAAATCGACTATGAAGTCGATGTCCATGATAGTACCATCCCTCGCTCTCTGATATCACCGCTCTCTGATATTTTGAACCACTTGATTCGAAACAGCATCGACCATGGAATCGAAGCTCCCGAATCAAGGCTCAGCTTGGGTAAAGAGGAGGTCGGTACCATAGCCATCACCTGCCACGACCATGACTCCATGCTTGAGTTAGTTCTTCAAGACGACGGCTCCGGAATCGATCCTGAAAAATTACGGAAAGCAGGCATTGCAAGGGGGTTAATCGACGCTGACAAGGATTATTCCGAAAGCGAAATATACTCACTTATTTTCAAGCCAAGCTTATCCACAGCTCAAGTCGTGACTGACATCTCGGGGCGAGGCTATGGGATGAGTGCAGTTCAAGTCGCCATCAAGGAAATCGGTGGTGAAATCCAGCTTAATACTAGCCTCGGCAGTGGTACCACTTTCCGCCTAAAGATACCAAAGACCTCAGCGCCCAAGGTAGACCGACGTGCTGGCTAG
- the ahpC gene encoding alkyl hydroperoxide reductase subunit C — translation MSSVINKELPDFSVQAYHNDEFKTVTRKDLEGQWSVFFFYPADFTFVCPTELGDLADKYAELKDLGVEVYSVSTDTHFTHKAWHDASDTIKKIKFPMLADPTGALSRFFGVYIEEEGLAYRGSFVVDPEGKVKISEIQDNAVGRNAEELVRKVQAAIFVANNDGEVCPANWKPGADTLKPGLDLVGKI, via the coding sequence ATGTCTAGCGTTATCAACAAAGAACTACCAGATTTTTCTGTACAAGCCTACCACAATGATGAGTTCAAGACTGTTACCCGTAAAGACTTAGAAGGTCAGTGGTCTGTATTCTTCTTTTACCCGGCTGACTTCACATTTGTTTGCCCGACTGAATTAGGTGACTTGGCAGACAAGTATGCTGAATTGAAAGACCTTGGTGTAGAAGTCTACTCTGTAAGTACGGACACTCATTTCACGCACAAAGCATGGCACGATGCTTCTGACACCATCAAGAAGATCAAGTTCCCGATGTTGGCTGACCCAACTGGCGCGCTAAGCCGCTTCTTCGGCGTGTATATCGAAGAAGAAGGCCTTGCATATCGCGGCAGCTTCGTTGTTGACCCTGAAGGCAAAGTCAAAATCTCAGAAATTCAAGACAATGCTGTTGGTCGTAACGCTGAAGAGCTTGTCCGTAAGGTTCAGGCAGCAATCTTCGTAGCTAACAACGACGGCGAAGTTTGTCCTGCAAACTGGAAGCCAGGTGCGGACACTCTAAAACCAGGTCTAGACCTAGTCGGTAAGATTTAA
- the ahpF gene encoding alkyl hydroperoxide reductase subunit F: MLDSNILEQLKTHFQDLGASISFALYKSDHEKQGEIETMLDQISSVSNEIELKRLDDAVEGIQFDILRNDEPTGIRFRGVPGGHEFTSLILAILNAAGKGRLPDQGVQNRIAAINGPIKVTTYVSLSCENCPDIVQALNVMSLFNSGIEHEMVDGGLYPDEVKKLNLGGVPAVIIDGELIHSGKGTLGQLVEKLETKFGSDKESVPAQDLGHYDVAVIGGGPAGASAAIYSARKGLKTVVIADKMGGQVQETKGIENMVSVVYTEGPQLAASLEKHMREYPIEILEHRRVEQIDIENGRMLQLSSRETLRADSIIVATGAKWRELNIPGEKDYLGRGVAYCPHCDGPYYKNKKVAVIGGGNSGVEAAIDLAGICSEVVLFEFMDQLKADDVLVKKLHSLSNVTVHTSARTDQVLGDGKNVTGLSYEDRESGAMKEEKLDGVFVQIGLIPNSKIGLDQMETNQFGEIIVDGKGRTNVPGVYAAGDVTTTPYKQIIISMGEGAKAALSAFEDRMKA, encoded by the coding sequence ATGTTAGATAGCAATATACTCGAACAGTTGAAAACCCACTTCCAAGATCTTGGCGCTAGCATTTCCTTCGCCCTTTACAAAAGCGACCACGAAAAGCAAGGCGAGATCGAAACCATGCTGGACCAGATCAGTAGCGTCAGCAATGAGATTGAATTGAAGCGTCTGGACGATGCCGTGGAGGGTATTCAGTTCGATATTCTCCGCAACGACGAGCCCACGGGGATTCGCTTTCGCGGTGTTCCAGGAGGTCATGAGTTTACCTCGCTCATCCTAGCAATACTCAACGCTGCGGGCAAAGGCCGGCTTCCCGACCAGGGAGTCCAGAACCGCATCGCAGCCATCAATGGTCCAATTAAGGTCACCACTTATGTCTCACTATCTTGCGAGAACTGTCCCGATATCGTTCAAGCGCTTAATGTTATGAGTCTCTTCAACTCAGGAATCGAGCACGAGATGGTAGACGGGGGGCTCTACCCGGATGAAGTGAAAAAGTTAAACCTAGGTGGTGTGCCAGCAGTCATTATCGATGGAGAATTGATTCACTCTGGCAAGGGAACCTTAGGCCAGTTAGTTGAGAAGCTGGAGACTAAGTTCGGCTCTGATAAGGAAAGCGTTCCAGCCCAAGATTTAGGTCACTATGATGTTGCGGTGATCGGTGGTGGTCCAGCGGGTGCCTCTGCTGCAATCTATAGTGCTAGAAAAGGCCTAAAAACTGTAGTCATCGCAGATAAGATGGGCGGTCAGGTGCAGGAAACCAAGGGTATCGAAAACATGGTTTCTGTGGTTTACACCGAGGGGCCTCAACTGGCTGCTAGTTTAGAAAAACACATGCGCGAGTACCCAATTGAAATCCTAGAACATCGTCGTGTGGAGCAAATTGACATCGAAAATGGTCGAATGTTGCAGCTGTCGAGCCGCGAGACGCTTCGAGCTGATTCGATCATCGTTGCAACAGGCGCAAAGTGGCGAGAGCTTAATATTCCAGGAGAGAAAGACTACCTAGGCCGCGGGGTTGCTTACTGTCCTCACTGTGATGGGCCTTATTACAAAAACAAAAAGGTTGCCGTCATCGGTGGCGGCAATTCAGGAGTTGAGGCTGCAATAGACTTAGCAGGTATTTGCTCCGAGGTGGTTTTGTTCGAATTCATGGACCAACTCAAGGCAGACGATGTCTTAGTTAAAAAGCTCCACTCCCTATCTAATGTTACCGTGCATACCTCGGCTCGTACCGACCAAGTGCTAGGCGATGGTAAGAACGTAACAGGATTAAGTTACGAGGATCGCGAGTCAGGTGCAATGAAAGAAGAAAAGTTGGACGGTGTTTTTGTTCAAATCGGCTTGATCCCCAATAGCAAGATCGGCCTAGATCAAATGGAAACCAACCAATTCGGAGAGATCATTGTCGATGGCAAGGGACGGACGAATGTTCCAGGTGTCTATGCCGCTGGGGATGTGACGACGACTCCATACAAGCAAATTATCATTTCGATGGGAGAAGGTGCTAAAGCTGCGCTAAGCGCCTTCGAAGATCGAATGAAGGCATAA